Proteins found in one Methanospirillum hungatei JF-1 genomic segment:
- a CDS encoding PHP domain-containing protein — MNNYVQGDVIRCCTPDISHLISEGYYPVDMHLHTNHSDGMTKISDLLTYAKKRNIGVAITDHNEISGSLDALSHSSDVLVIPGIELETEEGPHLLFYFYSSGDMEDFFKIFSQKRVEYSPGLLQNLPVMECLHLAEPFDCLRIAAHPYGYYGINRGVLKCVEKKMIPSVLSHIDGIEVICGGMIRSLNQKAITYAQNHIIPFTGGSDAHILSDVGNVVTAVQADSTDEFLDGIRKRKNIVIGKPGSYLAKGATAGVIAWSFVPYSATRLLAHYSVHKRRMSHRISSCRGRFCENLSGEKEEKSEER; from the coding sequence ATGAACAATTATGTACAGGGGGATGTAATCCGGTGTTGTACACCTGACATCTCTCACCTGATTTCAGAGGGCTATTACCCGGTTGACATGCACCTGCATACGAATCATTCTGATGGAATGACGAAGATATCTGACCTTCTCACGTATGCTAAAAAAAGGAACATTGGAGTTGCAATCACCGATCATAATGAGATCAGCGGGTCTCTTGATGCACTATCCCACTCGTCTGATGTCCTGGTAATTCCTGGCATTGAGCTTGAAACTGAGGAGGGCCCCCATCTGCTTTTTTATTTTTATTCTTCCGGTGATATGGAGGATTTCTTTAAGATTTTCTCTCAAAAAAGGGTGGAATACAGTCCGGGTCTTCTCCAAAATCTGCCGGTCATGGAATGTCTGCATCTTGCTGAACCATTTGACTGCCTGAGGATTGCTGCTCATCCGTACGGCTATTATGGCATAAATCGTGGGGTTCTCAAATGCGTGGAGAAAAAAATGATTCCCAGTGTTTTAAGTCATATTGATGGCATTGAGGTGATATGTGGGGGCATGATAAGAAGTCTGAACCAGAAAGCGATAACCTATGCCCAAAACCATATCATTCCCTTTACCGGCGGGTCTGATGCTCACATCCTTTCAGATGTTGGTAATGTGGTTACCGCTGTACAAGCTGACTCAACCGATGAGTTCCTGGACGGCATACGAAAAAGAAAGAACATAGTTATCGGGAAACCGGGTAGTTACCTTGCAAAAGGAGCGACGGCCGGTGTTATTGCCTGGAGCTTTGTCCCCTATTCAGCCACACGGCTTCTTGCACATTATTCTGTGCATAAAAGAAGAATGTCTCACCGAATATCTTCATGCAGAGGTAGATTTTGCGAAAATCTCTCTGGTGAAAAAGAGGAAAAATCAGAGGAGCGGTGA
- a CDS encoding membrane protein — protein sequence MKPAVRLYPVDSFTRPPFIIYLSLFFLLVCINSLGAKYFVFSYPIVTGVSSFYLIVAFMIVFALWFGIWGVLAAYTGCVIGAGVLSGLPVDVSLYWSFADLWQALIPYVAFRYFHADPALSTRRDLMIFFIFGVMINNIAGAVWGSYTLAYGGIIEINQIMMTMIGWFLVNLAVCSILSPIILIFVTPWIKTQELYMGEYV from the coding sequence GTGAAACCAGCAGTACGGCTCTATCCTGTCGATTCATTCACCCGTCCCCCTTTTATTATTTACCTATCTCTCTTTTTCCTGCTTGTCTGTATCAACTCACTCGGAGCCAAATATTTTGTCTTTTCATATCCGATAGTGACCGGAGTCTCATCATTTTACCTGATTGTCGCTTTCATGATAGTTTTTGCCCTCTGGTTTGGAATATGGGGTGTTCTGGCTGCATATACCGGTTGTGTTATTGGTGCAGGAGTCCTAAGTGGTCTTCCGGTTGATGTCTCCTTATACTGGTCTTTTGCTGATTTATGGCAGGCACTCATCCCATATGTGGCATTCCGATACTTTCATGCAGATCCGGCTCTTTCAACCAGGCGTGATCTTATGATTTTCTTCATTTTTGGAGTCATGATAAACAATATTGCCGGGGCGGTCTGGGGTTCGTATACGCTTGCATATGGGGGCATAATTGAGATCAATCAGATTATGATGACTATGATTGGGTGGTTTTTAGTGAATCTGGCTGTTTGTAGTATTCTGTCTCCGATTATTCTGATTTTCGTGACTCCATGGATAAAAACCCAGGAACTCTATATGGGGGAATATGTGTAA
- a CDS encoding PAS domain S-box protein, with protein sequence MQVIPEKWENNPLYGAFFISILSALILLPYWWLAVQWSATLIHDSPTRFAFTSTTFLLVLAIIDSAFLIRYYQIRQKNQLASAILEIHKGAENYRLLIENAPFPITITKLDDNTILVMNKRAVELFSVDPSERIGNPVSFQFIGPDDQKRINEILASKNHVSGYEITFLKETGDRVYISLSADIIDYMGEKAVFAAFVDISERVALEQEIIRREEKFSVVFHEVPNPLMILSENDTIIDVNHGFEQFFHMRKEDLISLSILEVNFLTDLALKKRPREFEDQNTWEYEASLPNGEKKFVMLHYRTIQYGESLHTLLLIQDIDAIKRGQNALTQANNQLLILNSVTRHDILNRVMAVISYCELLRHSIQKEPDITWLNNIEKAGDDIQTLIEFTRQYQDLGIHPPVWQRIDRIMKKKEIQTFLTNISVSLPDESYEVYADPMFGKVLYNLIENSIRHGEKVTQIALSYEKRNSDLILRYTDNGTGIADEDKSKIFTKGFGKNTGLGLFLIREILSLTGISITEHGIHGTGVIFDMLIPAGSYRISATNKDQSYI encoded by the coding sequence ATGCAGGTGATACCAGAAAAATGGGAAAACAATCCATTATATGGCGCATTTTTCATATCCATCCTGTCTGCTCTCATTCTGCTTCCCTACTGGTGGCTGGCAGTGCAATGGTCAGCCACTCTGATTCATGATTCACCTACCCGGTTTGCCTTTACTTCAACGACCTTTCTCCTTGTTCTGGCAATTATTGATAGTGCCTTTCTTATCAGGTATTATCAGATTAGACAGAAGAATCAACTCGCCTCAGCAATACTTGAGATTCACAAAGGGGCAGAAAATTACCGGCTGCTGATTGAAAATGCTCCATTTCCAATCACTATTACAAAATTAGATGATAATACCATCCTTGTCATGAATAAAAGAGCAGTCGAACTTTTTTCTGTTGATCCATCAGAGAGAATCGGAAACCCGGTTAGTTTTCAGTTCATCGGACCTGATGACCAGAAGCGGATAAATGAAATTCTTGCCAGCAAAAACCATGTGTCGGGATATGAAATTACCTTTCTTAAGGAAACAGGAGATCGGGTTTACATCTCCCTCTCCGCAGATATAATCGATTATATGGGAGAAAAAGCAGTTTTTGCTGCGTTTGTAGATATTTCAGAACGTGTTGCTCTGGAACAGGAGATTATCAGGAGGGAAGAGAAGTTCTCTGTTGTTTTTCACGAAGTGCCAAACCCGCTCATGATCCTATCGGAAAATGATACCATAATTGATGTGAATCATGGGTTTGAACAGTTTTTCCACATGAGAAAAGAGGATCTCATTTCACTCTCAATTCTGGAAGTGAACTTTCTTACAGACCTTGCTCTTAAGAAACGGCCAAGAGAGTTTGAAGATCAGAATACATGGGAGTATGAAGCAAGCCTTCCTAACGGTGAAAAAAAATTTGTCATGCTTCATTACCGGACCATTCAATATGGTGAAAGTCTGCATACCCTTCTTCTTATTCAGGATATTGATGCAATAAAACGAGGACAAAATGCATTGACACAGGCGAACAATCAATTGCTCATACTGAACAGTGTCACCCGCCATGATATTTTAAACAGAGTTATGGCCGTCATCTCTTATTGTGAGCTGCTGCGACACTCCATACAAAAGGAACCAGATATTACCTGGCTGAATAATATCGAAAAAGCCGGAGACGATATTCAGACACTTATCGAATTCACCCGCCAGTACCAGGATCTTGGGATTCATCCGCCGGTGTGGCAGCGGATTGACAGAATTATGAAAAAGAAGGAAATTCAAACGTTCCTGACCAATATTTCAGTATCTCTGCCTGATGAATCCTATGAAGTATATGCTGATCCTATGTTTGGAAAAGTCCTGTATAATCTCATTGAAAATTCTATCCGTCATGGAGAGAAGGTGACACAGATTGCTTTGTCATATGAAAAAAGAAATTCAGATCTCATTTTGCGATACACCGACAATGGAACAGGAATAGCAGATGAAGACAAGAGTAAAATTTTCACAAAAGGTTTTGGGAAGAATACAGGATTAGGCCTTTTTCTGATACGGGAGATTCTTAGCCTGACCGGGATATCAATTACCGAACATGGGATACACGGAACAGGAGTTATCTTTGATATGCTCATCCCGGCAGGTTCCTATCGAATTTCTGCTACCAATAAGGATCAGTCTTATATATGA
- a CDS encoding MBL fold metallo-hydrolase, with protein MLTFDDDISVMIIIGTQHTVLCDTHLGPDSIQEINGFLASIDHPDNLFIFNSHSDWDHIWGNCAFPDSIIAAHTTCRKRMSERSAFDLVRNGGKTRGPVQILLPNLTFDSRLCLENDDIEFMHAPGHTIDSSVCLDRKGEILYVGDLVEDPIPYIDYDRIDGYIKTLESLVSSSIQVFISSHSGIITRDLIRSNISYLNAVLTGKEVDMSSFGVYKAVHQANLNTLIIFRYEALAREILGDTFSFETFWSGIPDQEGSDQESLENFLNEYLHEIRKRKGFP; from the coding sequence ATGTTGACATTTGATGACGATATTTCGGTCATGATCATCATAGGAACACAGCATACTGTTCTTTGTGATACACATTTAGGCCCTGATTCTATTCAGGAGATAAATGGCTTTCTTGCATCAATTGATCATCCAGACAACCTGTTCATTTTTAACTCCCATTCTGATTGGGATCATATCTGGGGTAATTGTGCATTTCCGGATTCAATTATTGCAGCACATACAACCTGTCGGAAACGTATGAGCGAACGGAGTGCCTTCGATCTCGTTCGAAACGGGGGAAAAACAAGAGGACCGGTGCAGATTCTCCTCCCCAATCTTACATTTGATTCCAGGCTGTGTCTTGAAAATGATGATATTGAATTCATGCATGCTCCCGGTCATACCATTGACTCATCCGTCTGTCTTGATCGTAAGGGAGAAATCCTCTATGTAGGAGACCTGGTTGAAGATCCCATACCCTATATCGATTATGACCGGATCGATGGATATATAAAAACTCTTGAATCGCTTGTATCATCATCTATACAAGTCTTCATCTCATCACATTCGGGGATAATTACCCGGGACCTCATCAGATCGAATATCTCTTATCTCAATGCAGTTCTCACCGGGAAGGAGGTTGATATGAGTTCATTCGGAGTATATAAAGCAGTTCATCAGGCAAATCTCAATACACTCATCATTTTCAGATATGAGGCACTAGCACGGGAGATACTCGGGGATACATTTTCATTTGAGACATTCTGGTCCGGCATTCCAGACCAGGAAGGATCAGATCAGGAGTCGCTGGAGAATTTTCTAAATGAATATCTCCATGAAATCCGAAAAAGAAAGGGATTCCCGTAG
- a CDS encoding TetR/AcrR family transcriptional regulator, with translation MAQYDSSDQKNVSGSDKRERILKAALHLFTTQGFHATPTSQISKEAQISTGTLFHYFPDKNTIIDELYLTIKKEMGDVVRGTDDASLPVKTLLERGFIRYIHWAIENPEKARFLMQFHHSPNISERVQSQAFDEFKWMHDIYTRAIGEGLLTDHPVHYHLVMTQQILNGIVELLSIKDDEVHTDEIISAGITKIWK, from the coding sequence ATGGCTCAATACGATTCATCTGACCAGAAGAATGTCTCTGGCTCTGATAAACGAGAACGTATCCTAAAGGCTGCTCTCCATCTCTTCACAACCCAGGGGTTTCATGCAACACCGACATCACAGATAAGTAAAGAAGCACAGATATCGACCGGGACATTATTCCATTATTTTCCTGACAAAAATACGATCATTGATGAGTTATATCTCACGATAAAAAAAGAGATGGGTGATGTTGTCAGGGGCACTGATGATGCTTCCCTGCCGGTGAAAACCCTTCTTGAACGCGGATTTATCCGGTATATACACTGGGCCATTGAGAATCCAGAAAAAGCACGGTTTTTAATGCAGTTTCATCATTCACCCAACATCAGTGAGAGAGTCCAGAGCCAGGCATTTGACGAATTCAAATGGATGCATGATATCTATACCCGGGCTATCGGGGAAGGACTGCTTACCGATCACCCGGTACATTATCATCTCGTAATGACCCAGCAGATACTGAATGGCATAGTTGAACTCCTATCAATCAAAGATGATGAGGTACATACCGATGAAATTATCTCTGCAGGAATAACCAAAATATGGAAATAA
- a CDS encoding aldo/keto reductase has protein sequence MQYRTVSKNGDSLSALGFGAMRLPTKRGRIDEERTTRLIRNAIDNGVNYIDTAFPYHGGESEKVLGRILKDKYREKVRIATKLPPWNVHTREDMDKILSIQLKRLQTDYIDYYLLHSLNAGIWKKLLDLGVMDFLEEAKKSGKIINIGFSFHGDRKTFKEIIDAYDWTFCQIQYNILDEENQAGTEGLRYAASKNIAIIVMEPLRGGMLAQNLPIEVSRIYNESGLNRTAAEWALSWVWNHPDVTVVLSGLNDERHLAENLATCEKAVPDYLNLNDLETIEKVKAVYSRLMKIPCTGCSYCMPCPFGVNIPQCFYFYNQYHMLGNKMITRGFYGMQLMGGMGTSANASLCRQCGKCVQACPQHINIPGEMKTVAKTMDNWITKCVLIIAKRMFSSQVNDED, from the coding sequence ATGCAATACCGTACTGTTTCAAAAAATGGTGATAGCCTTTCAGCGCTCGGATTCGGGGCAATGAGACTCCCGACAAAACGAGGCCGGATTGATGAAGAGAGAACCACCCGGCTTATCAGGAATGCAATCGATAACGGGGTGAATTATATTGATACCGCTTTCCCCTATCATGGTGGTGAGAGTGAAAAAGTCCTGGGGAGAATTCTCAAAGATAAATATCGGGAAAAGGTACGGATAGCCACGAAACTTCCTCCCTGGAATGTCCATACCCGAGAGGATATGGATAAAATCCTGTCAATTCAATTAAAACGCCTTCAGACTGATTATATCGATTATTATCTCCTTCACTCGTTAAATGCCGGAATCTGGAAAAAACTTCTGGATCTTGGTGTCATGGATTTTTTGGAAGAAGCAAAAAAATCCGGGAAGATTATCAATATCGGGTTTTCATTTCATGGTGACCGAAAGACGTTCAAAGAGATTATTGATGCATATGACTGGACTTTCTGTCAGATCCAATATAATATCCTGGATGAGGAAAATCAGGCAGGAACTGAGGGGCTCAGATATGCTGCCTCAAAAAATATCGCCATTATTGTCATGGAACCGCTTCGGGGTGGGATGCTTGCACAGAACCTGCCAATAGAGGTTTCCCGGATTTACAATGAGTCAGGCTTGAACAGGACAGCGGCTGAATGGGCCCTTTCCTGGGTATGGAATCATCCCGACGTGACCGTGGTACTGTCAGGACTAAATGATGAACGACATCTTGCCGAGAATCTTGCGACCTGTGAAAAAGCCGTACCCGATTATCTCAATTTGAACGATCTGGAGACGATAGAAAAGGTAAAAGCGGTATATTCACGACTCATGAAAATTCCCTGTACTGGGTGTTCATATTGTATGCCCTGTCCATTCGGCGTCAACATACCTCAGTGTTTTTACTTCTATAACCAATACCACATGCTCGGTAATAAGATGATTACTCGGGGATTTTATGGGATGCAACTGATGGGTGGCATGGGAACTTCTGCTAATGCGTCATTGTGCAGGCAATGTGGAAAATGTGTCCAGGCATGTCCTCAGCACATCAATATACCTGGTGAGATGAAAACCGTTGCAAAGACGATGGATAACTGGATCACAAAATGTGTTCTCATTATTGCGAAGCGGATGTTTTCTTCACAGGTTAATGATGAAGACTAA
- a CDS encoding flagellin (flaB1-1) — MDNRKRENAFSGLEAAIVMIAFVVAAAVFGYSMISTGMFATQKVQEVTYARIKQSASVAITDGLIRGHYNEGQGGLISLTFSISVPETGEA; from the coding sequence ATGGACAATCGCAAGAGGGAAAACGCATTTTCAGGGCTTGAGGCAGCAATTGTCATGATTGCCTTTGTTGTTGCTGCTGCAGTTTTCGGGTACAGCATGATCAGTACCGGAATGTTTGCAACGCAGAAAGTCCAGGAAGTCACCTATGCAAGGATAAAACAGAGTGCATCAGTAGCGATAACAGACGGCCTTATTCGTGGACATTATAATGAAGGGCAGGGAGGCCTGATATCACTTACATTTTCGATATCCGTTCCTGAAACCGGAGAAGCATAG
- the ilvN gene encoding acetolactate synthase small subunit, with protein sequence MTAHIFSVLVEDSPGVLSRVTGLFSRRGFNIESLAVGHCEQPDTSRITIVVTGNDVQIEQVKKQLNKLIEVIKVLDVSESEHVERELALIKVRAGPGEARSEVMQIAGIFRAKIIDVGSDTLVVEVTGDSGKIAAIEDLLKPYGVLELVRTGKIALQRGSATVSSGR encoded by the coding sequence ATGACTGCACATATATTCAGTGTCCTTGTAGAGGATAGTCCGGGTGTTCTCTCACGGGTTACCGGTCTCTTCTCACGACGGGGTTTTAATATCGAAAGCCTGGCAGTTGGTCATTGTGAGCAGCCTGATACCAGCCGGATCACCATTGTTGTCACGGGAAATGATGTCCAGATTGAACAGGTGAAAAAGCAGCTCAACAAGCTGATAGAGGTTATTAAAGTTCTTGATGTATCCGAATCAGAGCATGTGGAACGAGAACTGGCTTTGATTAAAGTCAGGGCAGGGCCTGGTGAAGCTCGTTCTGAAGTAATGCAGATTGCAGGGATATTCAGAGCAAAGATCATCGATGTCGGAAGTGATACGCTGGTTGTCGAAGTGACGGGAGATAGTGGAAAAATTGCTGCAATTGAAGATCTCCTCAAACCATACGGAGTTCTCGAATTAGTCAGGACCGGAAAGATCGCTCTGCAGCGGGGATCTGCAACGGTAAGTTCTGGGAGATAA
- the ilvB gene encoding biosynthetic-type acetolactate synthase large subunit → MKSGAQILIEGLKEQGVDIIFGYPGGVVLPIYDELYDADIRHILVRHEQAAIHAADGYARASGKTGVCLATSGPGACNLVTGLATAYMDSIPVVAITGQVPTSLLGNDAFQESDITGITMPVTKHNYLVTDARDLRRIIREAFHIASTGRKGPVLIDLPKDVCTSMVPDVDGPDEQPRLRGYKPKYQGHSKMIQRAVDLLLQAKRPVIYAGGGVISSNASAELVALAEKMCMPVTTTLMGLGCIPTDHPLNLGMLGMHGTEYANYAITESDLLFSIGVRFDDRVTGKIEAFAPQAKIIHIDIDPAEIGKNKQPDVPIVGDAKSVLSDILKKIPESCPHPEWSEKVAMWKKNHPLRYRSDGKLYPQFVIKTLADILGEKGIIVSEVGQNQMWTAQWFKFTRPRQWISSGGLGTMGYGFPASMGVHFACPDQPVFVLAGDGSFQMNIQELGTVAQYNIPVKVIVLNNQFLGMVRQWQQLFYERRYSYTELPEVHFERIAKAYGIEAATVRNASDVEAAIRTALAHPGPYVLDVRVEREENVFPMVPAGANISEMIVGHHAEHEEN, encoded by the coding sequence ATGAAAAGCGGAGCACAAATACTGATTGAAGGTTTAAAAGAACAGGGAGTTGACATCATCTTCGGGTATCCGGGTGGTGTTGTTCTTCCGATTTATGACGAACTCTATGATGCAGATATTCGCCATATCCTCGTTCGTCATGAGCAGGCCGCTATTCATGCTGCAGACGGGTATGCACGGGCCAGCGGGAAGACCGGGGTCTGTCTTGCAACATCTGGTCCCGGTGCCTGTAATTTGGTCACCGGTCTTGCCACCGCATACATGGACTCAATACCGGTGGTTGCAATTACCGGCCAGGTCCCGACATCACTCCTGGGAAATGACGCCTTTCAGGAGTCTGATATTACCGGGATTACTATGCCGGTTACCAAGCATAATTACCTGGTAACTGACGCACGTGACCTGAGACGCATCATCCGGGAGGCATTTCATATTGCAAGTACCGGACGGAAAGGGCCGGTTCTCATCGATCTTCCAAAAGATGTATGCACTTCGATGGTACCGGATGTAGACGGCCCGGATGAGCAGCCACGACTCAGGGGATACAAACCCAAGTACCAGGGTCACAGCAAGATGATCCAGCGGGCAGTAGATCTCCTGCTTCAGGCAAAACGACCGGTCATCTATGCCGGGGGTGGTGTCATCTCATCCAATGCATCTGCAGAGCTCGTCGCCCTTGCTGAGAAGATGTGCATGCCGGTCACTACTACCTTGATGGGTCTGGGGTGTATACCGACAGATCATCCGCTCAACCTTGGTATGCTTGGGATGCATGGGACTGAGTATGCAAATTATGCCATCACCGAATCAGATCTGCTCTTCTCCATCGGAGTCAGGTTTGATGACCGCGTAACCGGAAAGATAGAGGCTTTTGCACCACAGGCAAAGATTATTCATATAGATATTGACCCCGCCGAGATCGGGAAGAATAAACAGCCGGATGTTCCCATCGTCGGAGATGCAAAGAGTGTTCTTTCTGATATTCTCAAAAAGATTCCTGAGTCATGCCCGCATCCTGAATGGTCTGAAAAAGTTGCGATGTGGAAGAAGAATCATCCACTCAGATACCGGTCTGATGGGAAACTGTATCCCCAGTTTGTAATCAAGACTCTGGCTGATATATTAGGCGAAAAAGGAATTATTGTCAGCGAAGTTGGGCAGAACCAGATGTGGACCGCTCAGTGGTTTAAGTTTACCCGGCCACGTCAGTGGATCAGCTCAGGTGGCCTTGGGACCATGGGCTATGGGTTTCCAGCTTCAATGGGGGTTCATTTTGCCTGCCCGGATCAGCCGGTTTTCGTCCTTGCCGGTGACGGTTCATTCCAGATGAACATCCAGGAACTGGGGACGGTGGCACAGTACAACATCCCGGTAAAAGTAATCGTCCTCAATAATCAGTTCCTTGGCATGGTCAGGCAGTGGCAGCAGCTCTTCTATGAGCGTCGGTATTCATACACCGAACTACCGGAAGTTCACTTTGAACGAATAGCAAAAGCTTACGGAATAGAGGCTGCTACGGTCAGGAATGCTTCTGATGTGGAAGCAGCCATAAGAACCGCACTTGCTCATCCCGGGCCGTATGTTCTTGATGTCAGGGTTGAACGGGAAGAGAATGTGTTCCCCATGGTTCCTGCAGGGGCAAATATCAGTGAGATGATTGTCGGCCACCATGCCGAGCATGAGGAGAACTAA
- a CDS encoding 2-isopropylmalate synthase, translating to MIVLLRDKKFRFLDTTLRDGEQTPGVSLSPADKVEIATALSDIGVHVIEAGSAVASEGEREAIRLIAQAGLSAECCTYVRALPQDIDCAADAGADSVHLVVPVSDLHIERKMQKTREQVFSMAMNAVEYAKERGLIVELSGEDASRADMEFLRSLYAAGIEHGADRLCFCDTVGVLTPEATAEIIPPLCLAPLSIHCHNDLGLALANTLAALKAGASCCHVTVNGLGERAGNTPLEEVVMALEHLYKVDTGIETRKIYPLSTLVSRLTGVPFATNKPIVGTMAFTHESGIHAHGLFRDSRTYEPIAPELVGRTRRIVLGKHSGSASVKAALTELGYSPNPRQLEEMVKRIKALGDEGRRVTDTDVMAIADAVMLLECRPVISLKQYTVVSGTNVIPTASVTMQVNGKEVTGAATGDGPVDAALRVLQQSVAVAGDIRLEEYHVDAVTGGTDAMVEVTVKLRKDGQTITSRGARTDIIQASVEAVITGMNRLLREYHEKRSTNTD from the coding sequence GTGATTGTTTTATTGCGCGATAAAAAGTTTCGATTCCTGGATACAACGCTTCGTGACGGTGAACAGACTCCTGGCGTCTCTCTCTCTCCTGCAGATAAAGTTGAGATAGCCACGGCATTATCGGATATCGGAGTTCACGTCATTGAAGCAGGGTCTGCGGTTGCATCAGAGGGAGAACGGGAAGCCATCCGCCTTATCGCACAGGCAGGTCTGTCTGCTGAATGCTGCACCTATGTCCGGGCTTTACCACAGGATATTGATTGTGCTGCAGATGCAGGGGCAGATTCAGTTCACCTGGTAGTGCCGGTTTCAGATCTGCATATTGAGCGGAAGATGCAGAAGACACGGGAGCAGGTCTTTTCGATGGCGATGAATGCTGTTGAATATGCCAAAGAGCGTGGTCTTATTGTGGAACTCTCCGGTGAAGATGCATCCCGGGCGGATATGGAGTTTCTCAGATCCCTGTATGCAGCAGGCATTGAGCATGGAGCTGACCGGCTTTGTTTTTGTGATACGGTCGGGGTGCTGACACCTGAGGCTACCGCGGAGATCATTCCGCCACTCTGTCTTGCACCACTGAGTATCCATTGTCATAATGACCTTGGTCTGGCCCTTGCAAACACACTTGCCGCACTCAAGGCCGGGGCAAGCTGCTGTCATGTGACCGTAAATGGTCTTGGTGAACGGGCGGGGAATACTCCCCTTGAAGAGGTGGTCATGGCACTAGAGCATTTGTACAAGGTTGATACGGGAATTGAAACCCGGAAGATATACCCCTTGTCAACTCTGGTATCACGGCTGACCGGAGTCCCGTTTGCAACCAACAAACCGATCGTCGGTACAATGGCGTTTACCCATGAGAGTGGTATTCATGCTCATGGGCTCTTCCGTGATTCAAGGACATATGAACCGATAGCACCAGAACTTGTCGGAAGAACCCGGCGGATTGTTCTGGGTAAGCATTCTGGTTCAGCTTCGGTAAAGGCGGCCCTGACTGAACTTGGGTACTCACCAAATCCACGACAACTTGAGGAGATGGTAAAGCGTATCAAGGCGCTTGGAGATGAAGGGAGAAGAGTCACCGATACTGATGTTATGGCAATTGCTGATGCTGTCATGCTTCTTGAATGCAGGCCGGTCATCTCGCTCAAGCAGTATACCGTGGTTTCAGGGACGAATGTAATTCCGACAGCCTCTGTTACGATGCAGGTGAACGGAAAGGAAGTGACTGGTGCAGCAACCGGTGACGGACCGGTGGATGCAGCATTGCGGGTATTGCAGCAGTCAGTAGCTGTAGCCGGGGATATCAGACTTGAAGAGTATCATGTCGATGCGGTCACCGGTGGAACAGATGCAATGGTAGAAGTTACCGTAAAACTGAGAAAAGATGGACAAACCATAACATCACGCGGAGCCAGAACCGACATTATTCAGGCCAGCGTGGAGGCGGTCATCACCGGGATGAACCGTCTGCTGAGGGAATATCATGAAAAGCGGAGCACAAATACTGATTGA
- a CDS encoding TIGR00266 family protein, with product MEYEIKYKPSYAMLEVTLAPGESVTAEAGSMSWMQPTIEVHTRMRKKGLLGSIGMALIGGQSFFVNDFTATNASGKAGFSAAPLGDVDTMQVAPGKGYIIQKAAYLASEKDVNLDVEWQGFTKGLFGQGLFMIKVSGQGLLFINTFGAIDKHVLAPGERLIVDNFHLVAFSDTCQYQVTKFGGWKETLLSGEFLVTDITGPGEVYIQTKNIREMADWIWTLIEPRVQAKAR from the coding sequence ATGGAGTATGAGATCAAGTATAAGCCATCATATGCGATGCTTGAAGTGACCCTGGCGCCAGGGGAGTCAGTCACCGCAGAAGCCGGTTCTATGAGCTGGATGCAGCCAACCATCGAAGTTCATACCCGCATGAGGAAAAAAGGTCTCCTTGGGTCGATTGGGATGGCCCTCATAGGAGGACAGTCATTCTTTGTGAATGATTTTACTGCTACCAATGCCTCCGGAAAAGCGGGATTTTCAGCAGCACCACTCGGTGACGTTGACACAATGCAGGTTGCTCCGGGGAAGGGATATATCATTCAGAAGGCGGCGTACCTGGCATCTGAAAAAGATGTCAATCTGGATGTTGAATGGCAGGGATTTACCAAGGGGCTCTTTGGTCAGGGTCTGTTTATGATCAAAGTTTCAGGTCAGGGTCTGCTCTTCATCAATACCTTTGGAGCCATCGACAAGCATGTGCTTGCACCTGGAGAGCGGCTGATTGTTGATAACTTCCACCTGGTTGCCTTTAGTGATACCTGCCAGTACCAGGTTACGAAATTTGGCGGATGGAAAGAGACTCTGCTTAGTGGCGAGTTTCTGGTTACCGATATCACCGGTCCTGGTGAGGTATATATCCAGACAAAGAACATCCGCGAGATGGCTGACTGGATATGGACTTTGATTGAGCCCCGGGTTCAGGCTAAAGCCAGGTAA